The Mycolicibacterium cosmeticum sequence CGTCAAGCTGTCCAACGAGCCCGGGCTGTTCCGCGAGGTGTGGGATCACGGCACCCGGGTGCTGCAGCTCGACACGCCCGCGGCCGTGTGAGACCGGTACGTCGATGACGGTCGCGTTGCGCCGGAGCTGGGCGCAGGATCTGGATGCCGCCACGCTGTACGAGATCCTCAAACTGCGCGTCGAGGTGTTCGTGGTGGAGCAGGCCTGCCCGTACCCCGAACTCGACGGCCGCGACCTGCTCGCCGAGACCCGGCACTTCTGGCTGGAAGATGCCGAGGGCCAGGTGATTTCGACGTTGCGGTTGATGGAGGAGCATCCCGGCGGGGAGAAGGTGTTCCGGATCGGCCGGGTGTGCACCAAACGCTCCGAACGCGGCAACGGCCACACCAACCGGCTGATGCAGGCCGCGATCGCCGAGGTGGGTGACCACCCGTGCCGCATCGACGCGCAGACTTATTTGCAGGACATGTACGCCGCGCACGGATTCGTCCGCGACGGTGAGGAATTCCTGGAGGACGGCATCCCGCACGTGCCGATGATCAGACCGGGTCTGGGAGCGGGGCAGCAGTAGTGACCTATCCGTTCAGCGCGCTGGTGGGCCATGACCGGCTGCGGCTGGCCCTCATCCTGTGCGCGGTGCGCCCCGATATCGGCGGGGTGCTGATCCGCGGCGAGAAGGGCACCGCCAAGTCGACCGCGGTGCGCGGCCTGGCCACCGTGCTGGCCCAGGTCGACGCCGAGGCGCGGTTGGTGGAACTGCCCATCGGGGCCACCGAGGACCGGGTGGTCGGGTCGCTGGATCTGCAGCGGGTGCTGCGCGACGGCGAACAGGCCTTCCAGCCCGGCCTGCTGGCCCGCGCGCACGGCGGCGTGCTCTACGTCGACGAGGTGAACCTGCTGCACGACCACCTGGTGGACGTGTTGCTGGACGCGGCGGCGATGGGCCGGGTGCACATCGAACGCGACGGCATCTCGCACAGCCACGACGCCCGATTCGTGTTGGTGGGCACCATGAATCCGGAGGAGGGCGAGCTGCGCCCGCAGCTGCTGGACCGGTTCGGGCTCACCGTGGACGTGGCCGCCTCGCGCGATGTCGACGTGCGCGTCGAGGTGATCCGGCAGCGGCTGGCCTACGAGGCCGACCCGGTGGGCTTCGCCGACCGGTACGCGGCCCAGGACGCCGAGC is a genomic window containing:
- a CDS encoding GNAT family N-acetyltransferase, which codes for MTVALRRSWAQDLDAATLYEILKLRVEVFVVEQACPYPELDGRDLLAETRHFWLEDAEGQVISTLRLMEEHPGGEKVFRIGRVCTKRSERGNGHTNRLMQAAIAEVGDHPCRIDAQTYLQDMYAAHGFVRDGEEFLEDGIPHVPMIRPGLGAGQQ